In the Methylomonas rhizoryzae genome, one interval contains:
- a CDS encoding NarK family nitrate/nitrite MFS transporter, whose product MSASKLNLLSFTGKMKILHMTWLAFFISFVVWFNHAPLMLVIGESLKLSEAEVKTILILNVALTIPARILIGILVDKFGPKRTYSTLLAVGSLPCFLFAMAENFEQLALARFLMGFVGAGFVIGIRMVGEWFPAKQVGIAEGIYGGWGNFGSAAAAMTLPTLALLLGGENGWRYSIGATGLIALLYSVIYFFSVSDTPKGSTYFKPKKSGAMEVTSIWDLFFYILMTIPLYAALTLLTWKLSPAGMKLLSDPAALIAYVLIWVLFFFNVYKIVHVNEEHLTHPIEEIHKYKFKQVAILDLAYLVTFGSELAVVSMLPMFFFQTFNESQGITMVEAGLLASGFAFMNLIARPGGGWISDKFGRKLSLSIFIGGLALGYFAMSQITPQWPVLIATVVTMACSFFVQGGEGAVFAMVPLIKRRMTGQIAGMVGAYGNVGGVIFLTVLSFVSPSAFFLTIAATALVVAIAIQFIEEPKGHMAEVMEDGSVAMIEVE is encoded by the coding sequence ATGTCTGCGAGCAAACTCAATCTACTCAGCTTTACCGGCAAAATGAAAATTTTGCACATGACCTGGTTAGCTTTCTTTATTTCCTTCGTGGTCTGGTTCAACCATGCGCCGTTAATGCTGGTCATCGGCGAAAGCCTGAAACTTAGCGAGGCCGAAGTTAAGACCATACTGATTTTGAACGTGGCGTTAACCATTCCGGCTCGCATACTGATCGGCATTCTGGTTGACAAATTCGGTCCTAAGCGCACGTATTCCACGCTACTGGCAGTCGGCAGTTTGCCCTGTTTTTTATTTGCGATGGCCGAAAACTTCGAACAGTTGGCACTGGCTCGATTTCTGATGGGCTTTGTCGGTGCCGGTTTCGTGATCGGCATTCGCATGGTGGGAGAATGGTTTCCGGCCAAACAAGTGGGTATTGCCGAAGGCATTTACGGCGGCTGGGGAAATTTCGGTTCCGCCGCCGCAGCCATGACGCTACCGACCTTGGCATTACTGCTCGGCGGCGAAAACGGCTGGCGCTATTCCATCGGCGCGACCGGCCTCATCGCCTTGCTGTATTCGGTTATATATTTCTTCAGCGTCAGCGACACCCCGAAAGGCTCGACTTACTTCAAACCGAAAAAGTCAGGTGCCATGGAAGTCACCAGCATTTGGGATTTGTTCTTTTACATACTGATGACCATTCCGCTGTATGCCGCATTAACCTTGCTAACCTGGAAGCTGTCGCCGGCCGGCATGAAATTATTGTCCGACCCGGCGGCCCTCATCGCCTACGTGCTGATTTGGGTCTTATTCTTTTTTAACGTATACAAGATCGTCCACGTTAACGAAGAACATTTAACCCACCCTATCGAAGAAATTCACAAATACAAATTCAAACAAGTCGCTATTTTGGATTTGGCTTATTTAGTGACTTTCGGCTCGGAATTAGCCGTGGTATCCATGTTGCCGATGTTTTTCTTCCAAACCTTCAACGAATCGCAAGGCATCACGATGGTCGAAGCCGGCCTGTTGGCCTCCGGTTTCGCCTTTATGAACTTGATAGCCCGCCCCGGAGGCGGCTGGATCAGCGACAAGTTCGGACGCAAACTTTCGTTAAGCATTTTCATCGGCGGTTTGGCGTTGGGCTATTTCGCCATGTCGCAAATTACCCCGCAGTGGCCGGTGTTGATTGCTACCGTAGTTACCATGGCCTGCTCGTTCTTCGTACAAGGCGGAGAAGGCGCGGTGTTTGCGATGGTACCGTTAATCAAACGCCGCATGACCGGCCAAATTGCCGGCATGGTAGGCGCCTACGGCAATGTCGGCGGGGTAATCTTTTTAACGGTGTTGTCGTTCGTATCGCCGAGTGCATTTTTTCTAACGATAGCCGCAACCGCGCT
- a CDS encoding FxsA family protein, translating to MRIIFLGFLIIPFIEIYLLLQVGGLIGALPTIALVVFTAVLGAWLLRRQGLETWQRFQRNLAQGTIPAYEMIEGPILLVGGALLLTPGFFTDALGFACLIPTLRRRIAQYLIDHHLLNKVSTQFYAGSPSKNPDVIEGEFSKKQD from the coding sequence ATGCGGATAATATTTTTAGGTTTTTTAATCATTCCTTTCATCGAGATCTATTTACTGCTGCAAGTAGGCGGTTTAATAGGTGCATTGCCGACGATAGCTTTGGTCGTATTCACCGCCGTATTAGGCGCTTGGCTGCTGCGCCGTCAAGGCCTGGAAACTTGGCAACGCTTTCAACGCAACTTAGCTCAAGGCACGATTCCGGCGTACGAAATGATCGAGGGCCCGATACTGTTGGTTGGCGGCGCATTGCTTTTGACGCCCGGTTTTTTTACCGACGCCCTTGGCTTTGCCTGCCTGATACCGACCTTACGTCGCCGAATTGCACAATACCTCATAGACCATCATCTGCTTAATAAAGTATCGACGCAGTTTTACGCAGGCAGCCCTTCGAAAAACCCGGACGTTATCGAAGGCGAATTCAGCAAAAAACAGGACTAG
- the cutA gene encoding divalent-cation tolerance protein CutA — translation MYQMIYCTCPNMETAERIAGHLVAGKLAACVNILPGVRSIYQWQGAIESAEEHLLLIKSPSARYAAVEAAIKGLHPYQIPEIVAVAIQRGSEDYLKWIDSCASGA, via the coding sequence ATGTATCAAATGATTTATTGTACCTGCCCGAACATGGAAACGGCCGAGCGCATTGCCGGGCATTTGGTTGCCGGGAAATTGGCGGCCTGCGTGAACATTCTGCCGGGCGTGCGCTCAATTTACCAATGGCAAGGTGCAATCGAGAGTGCTGAGGAACATTTGTTGTTGATTAAAAGTCCATCAGCCCGATATGCGGCCGTCGAAGCGGCGATTAAAGGGCTGCATCCTTACCAAATCCCTGAAATTGTAGCCGTGGCGATACAGCGCGGTTCGGAAGATTACTTGAAATGGATAGACTCGTGTGCGTCCGGCGCCTGA
- the dsbD gene encoding protein-disulfide reductase DsbD, whose product MDRLVCVRRLIRFSWLFLYWSQAFALNPDDVLPPEQVFQLSANALSDRQVQLNWRIADGYHVYRDKVKIESKTPQVPVGSFEMPAGATEHDPMFGMVSVYRNNLSIPLPLQNASAQTKVQLSVKYQGCADQGVCYPPQTRLLDVNLPVVTANAGASGGGFFSGLKKLTPSLFGSELLPPEQAFQFFATVKDAHHIRVSWLIADGYYLYKDKLGLSFEPDSGAVLGEWPLPVGEAHLDEEFGQVEVYRQELSLDIPLGRNRLQAETVTLTAKFQGCADRGVCYPPMNSRVELALPAAPSAVAADFPAPAAQPISEQDKIVAALKQDSFLLTLLSFFGFGVLLAHTPCVFPMIPILSGILVGHGHRVSTRKAFLLSASFVLASALMYTAFGILAALFGSNLQAVFQEPWVIATFSGMFVLLSLSMFGFFDLQLPAALQTKLSQSGDKHRDGSYWGAGIMGALSSLIVGPCVAAPLAAALIYIGQTGDVVLGAFALFAMGLGMGLPLLLIGASAGKLLPKAGLWMNATKAVFGVIMLAVAVWMLSRIIPPAVTMFLTAMLLIIPSIYLNALEPLPHPVTGWKRLWKGVGLMMLVFGVAQLIGLSAGNTNPLKPLSGLALASGADAAAAEKGLAFQRVHSLAELEQKLTEAKAAGQPVMLDFYADWCVSCKEMEAYTFTDTAVQQQLASFVLLQADVTENNTDDKALLQRFKLFGPPGIMFFDAEGREQAELRVIGYQDAATFLQSLKQL is encoded by the coding sequence ATGGATAGACTCGTGTGCGTCCGGCGCCTGATCCGGTTCAGTTGGTTATTTCTGTATTGGAGTCAGGCGTTTGCATTGAATCCGGACGATGTGTTACCTCCGGAGCAGGTGTTTCAATTAAGCGCAAACGCCTTGTCGGACCGGCAAGTGCAACTGAACTGGCGCATTGCCGACGGCTATCACGTTTACCGGGACAAGGTCAAAATCGAATCCAAAACGCCGCAAGTACCGGTCGGTAGCTTTGAAATGCCGGCGGGTGCGACCGAACACGACCCTATGTTCGGCATGGTCAGCGTGTACCGTAACAATCTGTCCATCCCGTTGCCGCTGCAAAACGCGTCGGCACAGACCAAAGTCCAGCTCTCGGTTAAGTATCAAGGTTGTGCTGATCAAGGCGTCTGTTATCCGCCGCAGACCCGGCTGTTAGACGTCAATCTGCCGGTAGTCACCGCGAACGCGGGGGCGTCGGGAGGCGGCTTCTTCTCGGGTTTGAAAAAACTGACGCCGAGTTTGTTCGGCAGCGAATTATTGCCGCCCGAGCAAGCGTTTCAATTTTTCGCCACGGTCAAAGACGCTCATCACATTCGGGTGAGCTGGCTGATTGCCGACGGCTACTACTTGTACAAAGACAAATTGGGATTGAGTTTCGAGCCCGATTCCGGCGCTGTGTTAGGCGAATGGCCGTTACCGGTCGGCGAAGCGCACTTGGACGAAGAATTCGGCCAAGTCGAAGTTTACCGGCAGGAGCTGAGTCTTGACATACCGCTTGGCCGTAACCGTTTGCAGGCGGAAACCGTCACGCTAACCGCTAAGTTTCAGGGTTGCGCCGATCGCGGCGTGTGTTACCCGCCGATGAACAGTCGTGTCGAGTTGGCGCTACCGGCCGCACCAAGCGCGGTTGCCGCCGATTTCCCGGCGCCGGCGGCTCAGCCGATTTCGGAACAAGACAAAATTGTAGCCGCGTTAAAGCAGGATAGTTTCTTACTGACCTTGTTGAGCTTTTTCGGATTCGGCGTTTTGTTGGCCCATACCCCGTGCGTGTTTCCGATGATACCGATTTTGTCCGGCATCCTGGTTGGTCACGGCCACCGCGTCAGTACCCGCAAAGCGTTTTTACTGTCCGCCAGCTTCGTCCTTGCTTCGGCCTTGATGTACACCGCGTTTGGTATTTTGGCGGCTTTATTCGGCAGCAATTTGCAAGCAGTATTTCAGGAACCTTGGGTTATCGCCACGTTTTCCGGCATGTTCGTCCTGTTGTCGTTGTCCATGTTCGGTTTTTTCGACTTGCAGCTTCCGGCGGCTTTGCAAACCAAGTTGTCGCAGTCCGGCGATAAGCATCGCGACGGTTCCTATTGGGGAGCCGGCATCATGGGCGCTTTGTCGTCGTTGATTGTCGGGCCGTGCGTCGCCGCGCCTCTGGCGGCGGCCTTGATTTACATCGGTCAAACCGGTGACGTGGTATTAGGCGCTTTTGCACTGTTTGCGATGGGTTTGGGCATGGGCCTGCCGTTATTGCTGATAGGCGCTTCGGCCGGCAAATTGCTGCCTAAGGCTGGCCTATGGATGAATGCGACCAAAGCGGTATTCGGCGTAATCATGTTGGCAGTAGCGGTGTGGATGTTATCCAGGATCATACCGCCCGCCGTCACCATGTTTTTGACGGCGATGCTGCTGATCATTCCGTCGATTTATTTGAACGCTTTAGAGCCCTTGCCGCATCCTGTGACCGGCTGGAAGCGACTATGGAAAGGCGTCGGCTTGATGATGCTGGTATTCGGGGTAGCGCAACTGATAGGTTTGAGTGCCGGCAACACCAATCCGCTTAAACCCTTGTCCGGCTTGGCACTGGCTAGCGGTGCCGACGCGGCGGCCGCAGAAAAGGGACTGGCGTTTCAGCGGGTGCACAGTTTAGCCGAGCTGGAGCAAAAATTGACGGAAGCCAAAGCCGCCGGCCAGCCGGTGATGTTGGATTTCTATGCCGATTGGTGCGTATCGTGCAAAGAGATGGAAGCCTACACCTTTACCGATACCGCCGTACAACAGCAGTTGGCCAGCTTTGTGTTGTTGCAAGCCGACGTCACCGAAAACAACACGGACGATAAAGCCTTGCTGCAGCGCTTCAAGCTGTTCGGTCCGCCCGGCATTATGTTCTTCGACGCCGAAGGCCGGGAGCAAGCTGAACTGCGGGTCATCGGCTATCAGGACGCGGCCACCTTTTTACAATCCTTGAAACAGTTATGA
- a CDS encoding TlpA family protein disulfide reductase: MKTKLIIVVVAALALALGFYLQQHTGSTRPAQTPAKLDFSFPDVDGIQHSAAQWQGKVLVLNFWASWCGPCLKEIPEFVKWQDEYGSRNLQFVGLAIEERDAVAEYLQRAKVNYPMLVTGDAGTLLARQWGNIINAVPFTVVVNAQGQIVHRQPGELTKDKFQEIVEPLLTATN, translated from the coding sequence ATGAAAACCAAATTGATTATTGTCGTCGTGGCTGCGCTGGCCTTGGCGTTAGGCTTTTACCTGCAACAACACACCGGCTCGACCCGGCCCGCGCAAACGCCGGCCAAGCTGGATTTCAGCTTCCCGGATGTGGACGGCATTCAACATTCCGCGGCGCAGTGGCAAGGCAAGGTATTGGTGTTGAATTTTTGGGCCAGTTGGTGCGGTCCGTGTTTGAAAGAAATTCCGGAGTTCGTCAAATGGCAGGACGAATACGGCTCTCGAAACCTGCAATTCGTGGGATTGGCCATAGAGGAGCGCGATGCCGTGGCCGAATACCTGCAGCGAGCCAAGGTCAATTACCCGATGCTGGTTACCGGCGACGCCGGCACGCTATTGGCCCGGCAATGGGGCAACATCATCAACGCCGTACCGTTTACCGTGGTGGTGAATGCGCAAGGGCAAATCGTGCACCGGCAGCCGGGGGAGTTGACCAAAGACAAGTTTCAGGAAATCGTCGAGCCGTTATTGACGGCGACAAATTGA
- the ppgK gene encoding polyphosphate--glucose phosphotransferase gives MKILGVDIGGSGIKGAIVETDTGELLSERRRIETPKPATPEAIAYTLAQLAGHFAWQGPIGCGFPAAIQHGVARTASNIDASFIGTDIDRLFSETVHCPCYNLNDADAAGIAEMRFGAGAGISGVVLIVTIGTGLGTALFTDGVLLPNTELGHIYMPDSIKGEHYASDAVRKSEDLSWKRWGKRFDKYLNLMESLFWPDLIILGGGASQKFDKFSHHLSVAAQVQPAAFLNQAGIVGAALYARARYG, from the coding sequence ATGAAAATTCTAGGTGTAGATATAGGCGGCTCCGGCATCAAAGGCGCCATCGTCGAAACCGATACCGGGGAGTTACTCAGCGAACGCCGGCGCATCGAAACCCCTAAACCAGCCACCCCGGAAGCCATAGCCTACACCCTGGCACAATTAGCCGGGCATTTCGCCTGGCAAGGCCCGATAGGTTGCGGATTCCCAGCCGCCATACAGCACGGCGTAGCCCGCACCGCATCGAATATCGACGCCTCCTTTATCGGCACCGACATTGACCGGTTATTTTCCGAAACCGTGCATTGCCCTTGCTACAACCTAAACGACGCCGACGCCGCCGGCATCGCCGAAATGCGCTTCGGCGCCGGTGCCGGCATATCGGGGGTAGTGCTGATCGTAACGATAGGCACGGGTCTGGGCACCGCGCTGTTTACCGACGGCGTACTGCTGCCCAATACCGAGCTGGGCCACATTTACATGCCTGACAGCATCAAGGGCGAACATTACGCCTCCGACGCCGTGCGCAAAAGCGAAGACCTAAGCTGGAAACGCTGGGGCAAACGCTTCGATAAATACTTGAACTTGATGGAAAGCCTGTTCTGGCCGGATTTGATCATCCTGGGCGGCGGCGCCAGCCAAAAATTCGACAAATTCAGCCACCACCTCAGCGTAGCCGCGCAAGTCCAACCGGCGGCATTTTTAAATCAAGCCGGCATCGTCGGCGCCGCGTTATATGCGCGGGCACGCTACGGCTGA
- a CDS encoding RNA polymerase sigma factor, translated as MSQLGPESDELNQSAQSADAGAAAPEETQLRQWIDAIVDQDQAALASLYDALVHQVYGVALRITRQAELAEEVVQDTFWQIWRQAPRFDPARGSVKAWVMTMARSRALDGLRQLNVAEDELEQEHMEAIAGPDSETPHNLLQAVQQEGVLHQALAALEPLPRQLLALAFFRGLSHDEIAQCTGLPLGTVKSHIRRSLASLQPMLAQLAQ; from the coding sequence ATGTCGCAACTAGGTCCGGAATCCGACGAGTTGAACCAATCCGCCCAATCGGCGGACGCGGGTGCTGCTGCGCCGGAGGAAACGCAACTGCGGCAATGGATAGACGCGATAGTGGATCAAGATCAAGCGGCTTTAGCTAGTTTGTACGATGCCTTGGTCCATCAGGTTTACGGTGTGGCTTTAAGAATAACCCGACAAGCCGAGTTGGCGGAGGAAGTGGTGCAAGATACCTTTTGGCAAATTTGGCGGCAAGCGCCGCGTTTCGATCCGGCCCGCGGCAGTGTCAAGGCCTGGGTGATGACCATGGCCCGCAGCCGGGCTTTGGACGGGTTGCGCCAATTGAACGTTGCGGAAGACGAGTTGGAGCAGGAGCACATGGAAGCAATAGCGGGGCCGGACTCCGAAACGCCGCACAATTTGTTGCAAGCCGTGCAACAAGAAGGCGTGTTGCATCAAGCGTTGGCGGCGCTGGAGCCCTTGCCGCGGCAACTATTGGCTTTGGCATTTTTCCGCGGCCTGAGCCACGACGAAATCGCCCAATGCACCGGTTTACCGTTGGGGACGGTGAAATCGCACATACGCCGCTCCTTGGCGAGTTTACAGCCGATGTTGGCGCAATTGGCGCAATAA
- a CDS encoding cupin domain-containing protein, translated as MNDETDSLASDDDTSQDRLNRLLLDHLSPIPMPQARKTGLRQGLLAHVAHSAARHAGLLTVRGKHGSWRCLTAGVKFKTLWDGPQGSSVLIEFAAGAGLIPHRHHWLEEGIVLRGGLQMEALELGPLDYHVSPPGSRHATIKSRQGALAYLRGTSLGDQAGVLREVLGGLLPGGEDSSDSVFMESSEDWQDLAPGVQKKVLYGDRDYQSCFYRLFAGAQLPDYSHSVDEECMVLAGEVFFGDMLLQAGDFQLAPAGRKRGDWSCDSSALLFVRGAIVDLPG; from the coding sequence ATGAATGACGAAACCGATTCGCTAGCTTCGGACGACGACACTTCCCAAGACCGGCTCAACCGGTTGCTGCTGGATCATTTGTCTCCCATTCCCATGCCGCAAGCGCGTAAAACCGGGTTAAGGCAAGGTTTGCTGGCCCACGTCGCGCACAGTGCGGCGAGGCATGCCGGGTTGCTGACGGTGCGCGGCAAGCACGGCAGTTGGCGTTGCCTGACCGCCGGCGTCAAGTTCAAAACCTTGTGGGACGGGCCGCAGGGCAGTTCGGTGTTGATCGAATTCGCCGCCGGTGCAGGCCTGATTCCGCACCGGCATCATTGGCTGGAAGAGGGCATAGTATTACGCGGCGGCTTGCAGATGGAGGCTTTGGAGCTGGGGCCTCTGGACTATCACGTATCGCCGCCCGGCAGCCGGCACGCGACGATCAAATCCCGGCAAGGGGCTTTGGCTTATTTGCGCGGAACTTCTCTGGGCGATCAGGCCGGGGTATTGCGCGAGGTATTGGGCGGTTTACTGCCCGGCGGTGAGGACTCGTCCGATAGCGTGTTTATGGAGAGCAGCGAAGATTGGCAGGACTTGGCGCCGGGGGTGCAAAAAAAAGTCCTTTATGGCGACCGGGATTATCAATCCTGTTTTTATCGCTTGTTTGCCGGTGCGCAGCTGCCGGACTATTCCCATTCAGTCGACGAGGAATGCATGGTGTTGGCGGGCGAGGTTTTTTTCGGCGACATGTTGTTGCAAGCCGGCGATTTTCAATTGGCTCCGGCAGGCCGCAAGCGCGGTGACTGGAGTTGCGACAGTTCCGCGTTGCTGTTCGTGCGTGGGGCTATCGTCGATTTGCCGGGCTGA
- a CDS encoding cation diffusion facilitator family transporter, whose amino-acid sequence MSHANSTKAIAYAFAANLGIAVSKAGAAAWTGSGSLLAEAIHSFADCGNQILLFVGMKRSSRLATAKHPMGFGRESYIWSMMVAITLFSVGGLFSIYEGWLRLGERHEVENAGLALGILAVAVVLEALSLKGALAAMQDEKAGRGLWQWFKETHSSELMVVVGEDLAALLGLVIAALMLGLTLVTGNTAYDAAGSILIGVLLVVVAVLVGKEVHALMLGEADSGIRDAVADSLARQPDVVRVLNVWAIHHGSQVMVALKAELRADMRVSEAVELINALEKTIKVEHPRVAWVFFEIDNSD is encoded by the coding sequence ATGTCGCACGCCAACTCCACAAAAGCTATCGCTTATGCATTCGCCGCCAATTTGGGCATAGCCGTCAGTAAAGCCGGAGCGGCGGCCTGGACCGGTTCCGGCTCGTTATTGGCGGAAGCGATTCATTCGTTTGCCGATTGCGGTAACCAAATTTTGTTGTTCGTCGGCATGAAGCGTTCCTCGCGGCTAGCCACCGCCAAACATCCCATGGGCTTCGGGCGCGAATCCTACATTTGGTCGATGATGGTGGCGATCACCTTGTTTTCGGTCGGCGGGCTGTTTTCGATCTACGAGGGGTGGCTGCGGCTAGGGGAACGGCACGAGGTCGAAAATGCCGGTTTGGCGCTCGGTATTCTAGCGGTTGCGGTGGTGTTGGAAGCCTTGTCTTTAAAAGGCGCTTTGGCGGCCATGCAAGACGAGAAAGCCGGGCGCGGCTTGTGGCAATGGTTTAAGGAGACTCACTCCAGCGAATTGATGGTGGTGGTCGGCGAAGACTTGGCGGCGCTGTTGGGTCTGGTGATAGCCGCGCTGATGCTGGGATTGACGCTGGTAACCGGAAACACGGCTTACGATGCTGCGGGCTCGATCTTGATCGGCGTGTTGTTGGTGGTTGTGGCCGTGTTGGTGGGAAAAGAGGTGCACGCGCTAATGCTGGGCGAAGCCGATAGCGGGATACGCGACGCGGTAGCCGATAGCTTGGCGCGGCAACCCGACGTCGTTCGGGTGTTGAACGTATGGGCTATACACCACGGCAGTCAAGTGATGGTAGCGCTCAAGGCCGAATTGCGGGCCGACATGCGGGTGTCCGAGGCGGTCGAATTAATCAATGCGTTGGAAAAAACGATCAAAGTCGAGCATCCCCGGGTGGCTTGGGTCTTTTTCGAAATCGATAATTCTGATTAA
- a CDS encoding D-alanyl-D-alanine carboxypeptidase family protein, producing MLQTHRILSKSALRHVFTLLLACVLFAGVPAHARYAAIVIDADSGRVIHEVEATQRWYPASLTKVMTIFMTFAALDNGRLHLDDKLTVSAHAAIQPSSKLGLRQGQSITVEHAIMAVTTRSANDAAVVLAEALGGSESNFAAMMTGQARRLGMYNTSFQNASGLPNEGQISSARDLALLSSELIRRYPHFYRYFSATEFAYKGRLLPNTNKILKIYPDADGLKTGFTCGSGYNLIASAKRDGHRLIGVLLGARSSAERFQQMANLLDLGFEKSGAGMVGLPVVQLADAGSAPPPFQLSSNHCAGSAAQMGADTAYGRPEPIRIKPGKSSVISAKAVVKPQKRANSHSNWVVMLGDHARKVEANVNLKQARYALGSEAKRGNPHIVQIKRQGKALWRTEWTGLEQSQARQFCKKLHAKGRECKLLPGVS from the coding sequence ATGTTGCAAACTCATCGAATCTTATCCAAGTCCGCTTTGCGGCATGTATTCACCCTCTTGTTGGCGTGCGTTTTATTCGCAGGCGTTCCAGCTCACGCCCGATATGCGGCTATCGTCATCGATGCCGATAGCGGTCGCGTCATTCATGAGGTGGAAGCCACCCAGCGTTGGTATCCGGCATCGTTGACCAAGGTTATGACGATCTTCATGACGTTTGCGGCACTGGATAATGGCCGTTTGCATTTGGACGACAAGCTGACGGTTTCCGCGCATGCCGCGATCCAACCCAGTTCCAAGCTGGGATTGCGGCAAGGCCAGAGCATAACCGTGGAACATGCGATTATGGCAGTGACCACCCGTTCCGCTAACGACGCCGCGGTGGTGTTGGCTGAGGCATTAGGCGGCAGTGAAAGCAATTTCGCCGCGATGATGACAGGTCAGGCCCGTCGCCTGGGCATGTACAACACCTCGTTCCAAAATGCCAGCGGCTTGCCGAACGAAGGTCAAATCAGCAGCGCCCGCGATTTGGCCCTGTTGTCGTCCGAATTGATACGCCGCTATCCGCATTTTTACCGTTATTTTTCCGCCACCGAGTTCGCCTATAAAGGCCGGTTGTTGCCGAATACCAATAAGATTCTGAAAATCTATCCGGACGCGGACGGATTGAAGACAGGATTTACTTGTGGTTCGGGCTATAACTTGATCGCTTCCGCCAAACGCGACGGACATCGCTTGATCGGGGTGTTGTTAGGCGCGCGCAGCAGTGCGGAAAGGTTTCAACAAATGGCGAATCTACTGGATTTGGGATTTGAAAAATCCGGGGCGGGCATGGTCGGGTTGCCGGTCGTGCAGTTGGCCGACGCCGGCAGCGCGCCGCCGCCGTTTCAGCTGTCGTCCAACCATTGCGCGGGTAGCGCGGCGCAAATGGGCGCGGATACCGCTTACGGCCGGCCGGAACCCATTCGCATCAAACCGGGCAAATCATCCGTCATTAGCGCTAAAGCCGTGGTTAAGCCGCAAAAGCGGGCAAACAGTCACTCCAATTGGGTGGTCATGCTGGGCGATCACGCCCGAAAAGTCGAAGCCAACGTCAATCTAAAACAGGCCCGCTACGCTTTAGGCAGCGAAGCAAAGCGCGGCAATCCGCACATCGTGCAAATCAAGCGTCAGGGCAAGGCATTGTGGCGCACCGAATGGACCGGTTTGGAACAGAGTCAGGCAAGGCAATTTTGCAAGAAACTGCATGCCAAAGGCCGCGAGTGCAAATTACTGCCAGGCGTCAGTTGA
- a CDS encoding YkgJ family cysteine cluster protein encodes MYSLKQLHAEIDERVAAVRAGRHDWPCRQGCDSCCRRLAEVPELTEREWLLLRQGLASLPKDRLQEIGRGIAALAGQSARPLICPMLDQAAGLCSVYAYRPLACRTYGFYRQRDRGLYCKEIDARVEGGGLADVVWGNHDAIDRRLRELGELRGLPQWFSLAAPAID; translated from the coding sequence GTGTATAGCCTGAAGCAACTGCATGCCGAAATCGACGAGCGGGTAGCGGCGGTTCGCGCCGGCCGCCACGATTGGCCGTGCCGGCAAGGTTGCGACAGTTGTTGCCGGCGCCTGGCCGAGGTGCCCGAACTTACCGAGCGGGAATGGCTATTGTTGCGCCAAGGGTTGGCGTCCCTGCCCAAAGACAGGTTGCAGGAAATCGGTCGCGGCATCGCCGCGCTGGCCGGCCAGTCCGCCCGGCCTTTAATTTGCCCCATGTTGGATCAGGCCGCAGGCCTGTGTTCCGTCTATGCTTACCGCCCGCTGGCTTGCCGGACTTACGGTTTTTATCGGCAACGCGACCGGGGTTTGTACTGTAAAGAGATCGACGCGCGGGTTGAGGGCGGCGGTTTGGCGGACGTGGTGTGGGGCAATCACGACGCTATCGACCGGCGGTTGCGCGAGCTTGGCGAGCTGCGCGGTTTGCCGCAGTGGTTTTCGCTAGCCGCACCCGCTATCGATTGA
- a CDS encoding CbtB domain-containing protein, whose protein sequence is MLVQSISTVFDVRLVKAYAAFAAGLLLVLIVGFAPLAPIHNAAHDTRHAGGFPCH, encoded by the coding sequence ATGCTGGTTCAATCCATTTCCACCGTCTTCGATGTGCGCCTGGTTAAGGCCTACGCCGCGTTTGCGGCCGGTTTGCTTTTGGTGCTGATCGTCGGTTTCGCGCCGCTTGCGCCAATTCATAACGCCGCCCACGATACCCGCCACGCCGGCGGTTTTCCCTGCCATTAG